In the Staphylococcus condimenti genome, one interval contains:
- a CDS encoding cupin domain-containing protein — protein MRSANEWVQLLDLTPHPEGGFFKEVVREPKESRQSRADYTSIYFLLTDDNISHFHRIDADEIWYYHAGQTLTVHMIYPDGQYEAVHIGPNIADGDVLQHVVPVGTIFASSIKDEEGYALVGCMCHPGFMFETFELFKQSTLKRQFPELTEVIEKYALTEI, from the coding sequence ATGCGTTCAGCTAACGAATGGGTGCAATTACTGGATTTAACACCTCACCCAGAAGGCGGTTTTTTTAAAGAAGTTGTGCGAGAACCAAAAGAATCTCGTCAATCTCGAGCAGATTATACAAGTATTTACTTTTTGTTAACAGATGATAATATTTCGCATTTTCATCGTATTGATGCAGATGAAATTTGGTATTATCATGCAGGTCAAACGTTGACAGTTCATATGATTTACCCGGATGGTCAATATGAAGCGGTTCATATTGGACCGAACATTGCTGATGGAGATGTGTTACAGCATGTTGTTCCTGTAGGAACGATTTTTGCTTCTTCCATCAAGGATGAAGAAGGTTATGCGTTAGTAGGTTGCATGTGTCATCCTGGTTTTATGTTTGAGACCTTTGAATTGTTTAAACAATCAACTTTGAAACGACAATTTCCTGAGTTGACTGAAGTTATTGAAAAGTATGCACTTACTGAAATATAA
- a CDS encoding sugar efflux transporter, producing the protein MFRALLQIKNYKLFAVNMMLLGMAIAITIPFLVLFATNELGMTTTQFGILLALAAISQFSVNAIVARFSDNGKVNRKLLVIIALFMGAMSFSIYFYVHNIWLFIVLYAMLQGLFAPAMPQLYASAREAINQSSSRNRAKFANTVLRSMFSFGFLFGPLIGSVLNRTMGYAGLFGGTVAVILITLILQIFFFKDIKVEHPVEEGPHVETKAPSMLKEKSLIIPFLAFILLHIGQWMYTLNMPLFVTNYLHESEDYVGYLASLCAGLEVPFMIILGVLSSKLETRTLLILGAISGALFFFSIGVFDDVRMMLVGQIFLAMFLAILLGIGISYFQDILPAFPGYASTLFANAMVIGQLLGNLLGGVMSQFVGLGNVFYVSAASLVLGMILIFFTKEQKFIE; encoded by the coding sequence ATGTTTCGAGCTTTACTGCAAATTAAGAACTATAAATTGTTTGCAGTTAACATGATGCTCTTAGGTATGGCAATCGCAATTACGATTCCATTCCTCGTCTTGTTTGCTACAAACGAATTAGGTATGACAACCACACAATTTGGTATATTGCTCGCACTTGCTGCAATTAGCCAATTTTCTGTGAATGCAATTGTGGCACGTTTTTCTGATAATGGAAAAGTAAATCGCAAACTGCTGGTTATTATCGCATTGTTTATGGGTGCTATGAGTTTTAGTATTTATTTTTATGTCCATAATATTTGGTTGTTTATTGTTTTATACGCTATGTTACAAGGTCTTTTTGCTCCTGCAATGCCGCAACTCTATGCTTCAGCAAGAGAAGCGATTAATCAATCTTCTTCACGTAATCGTGCGAAATTTGCAAACACTGTTTTACGTTCCATGTTTTCATTCGGTTTTTTATTTGGACCTTTGATTGGTTCGGTATTAAATAGAACAATGGGATATGCGGGCTTATTTGGCGGTACCGTAGCGGTTATTCTTATCACGTTGATTCTTCAAATTTTCTTTTTTAAAGATATTAAAGTAGAACATCCGGTTGAAGAAGGTCCTCATGTGGAAACAAAAGCTCCGAGTATGTTAAAAGAAAAATCTTTAATCATTCCATTTTTAGCATTTATCTTATTACATATCGGACAATGGATGTATACATTGAACATGCCGTTATTTGTAACGAACTATTTACATGAAAGTGAAGATTATGTAGGTTATTTAGCAAGTTTATGTGCAGGATTAGAAGTGCCATTTATGATTATTTTAGGTGTTTTATCTTCAAAATTAGAAACACGAACTCTTTTAATATTAGGTGCTATCTCTGGTGCATTATTCTTCTTCAGCATCGGTGTATTTGATGATGTTCGTATGATGTTAGTAGGGCAGATCTTCTTAGCAATGTTCTTGGCGATTTTATTAGGTATTGGAATCAGTTATTTCCAAGACATATTACCTGCATTTCCAGGGTATGCATCAACACTTTTTGCCAATGCAATGGTTATAGGACAACTTTTAGGGAATTTACTTGGCGGTGTTATGAGTCAATTTGTGGGATTAGGGAATGTGTTTTATGTATCAGCTGCGTCTTTAGTCTTAGGTATGATATTAATTTTCTTTACAAAAGAGCAGAAATTTATAGAATAA
- a CDS encoding DUF456 domain-containing protein, producing MVATILWICIIACFVVAFVGLIKPIIPSMPMIWIGFLIYQIGFHNGRLSWIFFVSMIILTILVFAADLMMSQYFTRRFGGSKAGEYTALIGVIAGCFIFPPFGIIIVPLVAVFIVELILRKDPTIALKASFGSVVGFLASTAAQAIVMIIMVLWFFLDIIF from the coding sequence ATGGTAGCAACTATTTTATGGATATGTATTATCGCTTGTTTTGTCGTCGCATTTGTCGGATTGATTAAACCGATTATCCCTTCTATGCCAATGATATGGATTGGTTTTCTGATTTATCAAATTGGTTTTCATAACGGACGTTTATCTTGGATTTTCTTTGTATCCATGATTATCTTGACAATCCTTGTGTTTGCAGCAGATTTAATGATGAGCCAATATTTTACACGACGTTTCGGTGGTTCGAAGGCTGGAGAATATACTGCGTTAATCGGTGTGATTGCAGGTTGTTTTATCTTCCCTCCATTTGGAATTATTATTGTGCCGCTAGTAGCCGTGTTTATTGTTGAATTGATACTGCGAAAAGATCCGACGATTGCTTTAAAAGCAAGTTTCGGTTCAGTTGTAGGATTTTTGGCGAGCACAGCAGCTCAAGCAATTGTGATGATTATTATGGTATTGTGGTTCTTTTTAGATATTATTTTTTAA
- a CDS encoding LysR family transcriptional regulator, with protein sequence MKIEDYRLLITLDETRTLRKAAEILYISQPAVTQRLKAIENTFGVDIFIRTKKQLITTTEGAMVIEHAREMLKRERLFFDKMQAHIGEVNGTISIGCSSLIGQTLLPEVLSHYNDKYPNVEIQVRVGSSDHIKAHHRDYHIMIIRGSKITNLNNEHLFNDKHYFIYPKGKRDTVAEMPFIEFQADPIYMNQIKEWYGRNLGRDYHAMISVDQVATCKEMLVGGVGVTILPEIMVKGLDKNRFEFEQVDIEGNPLGRSTYLSYDSSMLQLPQVESFVELVNHDLKDKDE encoded by the coding sequence GTGAAGATTGAAGATTATCGTTTGTTAATCACATTGGATGAAACGCGTACATTGCGTAAGGCTGCCGAAATTTTATATATTTCGCAACCTGCTGTGACGCAAAGATTGAAGGCGATTGAAAATACGTTCGGCGTGGACATTTTTATTCGCACGAAAAAACAGCTGATTACGACAACTGAAGGTGCTATGGTGATAGAGCATGCACGTGAGATGTTGAAACGGGAGCGTCTTTTCTTTGATAAGATGCAAGCACATATTGGTGAAGTCAACGGCACCATTTCTATCGGCTGTTCATCACTGATTGGGCAAACGTTGTTGCCAGAAGTACTAAGTCACTATAATGATAAATATCCCAATGTAGAAATTCAGGTGCGTGTTGGTTCTAGTGACCATATTAAAGCACATCATCGTGATTACCATATTATGATAATTCGTGGCAGCAAAATTACGAATTTGAATAATGAACACTTATTTAATGACAAACATTATTTTATTTACCCTAAAGGAAAAAGAGATACAGTTGCAGAAATGCCTTTTATCGAGTTTCAAGCTGATCCAATATATATGAACCAAATTAAAGAATGGTATGGACGTAATTTAGGCCGAGATTATCATGCTATGATTTCAGTTGACCAAGTTGCAACATGTAAAGAAATGCTAGTTGGCGGTGTCGGTGTAACAATCTTGCCTGAGATTATGGTGAAAGGTCTTGATAAAAACCGTTTTGAATTTGAACAGGTAGATATTGAAGGTAACCCACTCGGCCGTTCTACTTACTTAAGTTACGATTCTAGTATGCTGCAGTTGCCACAAGTTGAATCTTTTGTAGAACTAGTAAATCATGATTTGAAAGATAAAGATGAATAA
- a CDS encoding DUF402 domain-containing protein gives MKVKYIDKRHWRRLIERDYTEVKVNNNKFKGIIGLITMKKVKEPLKVNVVGQTIVVADDNYQWLQIVPDKKRYSITVMLDEQGNPLEYYFDINIKNITQKGKARTVDLCLDVIVLPNGKYELVDEDDLLRALESKQISKKQYHEAYIIAHQLMMKIDNDFPGMQDNIMYCYNKIKRKYLSDKHTTHHHRS, from the coding sequence ATGAAAGTGAAGTATATCGATAAACGTCACTGGCGTCGGCTGATTGAGAGAGATTATACTGAAGTTAAGGTGAATAATAATAAATTCAAAGGAATCATTGGATTAATCACAATGAAGAAGGTCAAAGAACCATTGAAAGTAAATGTTGTCGGTCAAACAATTGTCGTTGCAGATGATAATTATCAATGGTTGCAAATTGTACCAGACAAAAAACGCTACAGTATAACAGTGATGCTAGATGAACAGGGAAATCCGCTAGAATATTATTTTGATATAAATATTAAAAATATTACGCAAAAAGGGAAAGCGCGCACAGTTGATTTATGCTTAGATGTAATTGTATTGCCGAATGGAAAGTATGAACTTGTTGATGAGGATGACTTATTGCGTGCTTTAGAATCAAAACAAATTTCTAAAAAACAATATCATGAAGCATATATCATTGCACATCAACTAATGATGAAAATTGATAACGACTTCCCGGGTATGCAGGATAATATCATGTACTGTTATAATAAAATCAAACGAAAATATCTAAGTGATAAACATACGACACATCACCATCGAAGTTGA
- the cydC gene encoding thiol reductant ABC exporter subunit CydC produces the protein MKKRPIQFKLDKDLLFAIIVGVIGALVAIGMFFLSGLMISQAAQNAPLVALIILVVLVKMFGFIRALARYFERLFSHRTTFTMLRDVRVQFFSGLTKVVPDIYRKFKSSDLISRMVSSVEALQNIYLRVYYPPVVIGITALITVIALWEFSFAHALLLFFSMAVSLGILPWLSAKRARVLSERVTEDESQFLSRYFDYKEGYGELQRFHQAESYRKGLMHRLISYSKRQRSEQRFLTLYDFALDAVSMISLFLCVWLGIIQVQSGNMDVIYLTSIVLMLLTLFEQAVPMSNVAYFKADTDQAIINISEVLNDVPDSSIYSHSGLKNNSNIKHELIDVENVDFKYWNQVGNVLKQINLHVKKGERLAIIGPSGSGKSTLMQVIAGLYQTETGSALLNGQTIFELTEAEKAENFNVMLQHQQLFDGTVRDNLLSDADDNKLRQVLDDLGLEHVELDYEITLTGAGLSGGELQRLCLARLFLKEAPIWLLDEPTRSLDWDNSERMMLRIFEQSETLIVATHDLELLPKFDRIAVMIEGELVEIDSYHHLMQQEGYLYDMVTLNK, from the coding sequence ATGAAGAAACGACCAATACAATTTAAATTAGATAAAGACTTGCTATTTGCGATTATAGTAGGAGTTATTGGCGCACTTGTTGCTATCGGAATGTTCTTTTTAAGTGGTTTGATGATTTCCCAAGCTGCTCAAAATGCACCGCTTGTTGCATTAATTATACTTGTTGTGCTTGTGAAAATGTTCGGGTTTATTCGAGCACTCGCACGTTACTTTGAACGTCTGTTTTCACATCGTACAACCTTTACAATGCTAAGAGATGTACGTGTTCAATTTTTCTCAGGTCTGACAAAAGTAGTACCTGATATTTACCGGAAATTTAAATCAAGTGACTTAATTTCACGAATGGTTTCAAGTGTAGAAGCTTTGCAGAATATTTACCTTCGCGTATATTATCCGCCTGTAGTGATTGGAATCACTGCTTTGATTACAGTTATAGCGCTTTGGGAATTTTCATTTGCACATGCACTTTTATTGTTTTTCAGTATGGCAGTTTCTTTAGGCATCTTACCATGGTTAAGCGCCAAACGTGCACGTGTATTAAGCGAACGTGTCACTGAAGATGAAAGTCAATTTCTCAGCCGATATTTTGACTATAAAGAAGGTTATGGAGAGTTGCAGCGTTTCCATCAAGCAGAGAGTTATCGTAAAGGTTTAATGCACCGTTTGATTAGTTACAGTAAGCGTCAACGCAGTGAACAACGTTTTTTAACACTTTATGATTTTGCATTAGATGCAGTATCGATGATTTCGCTATTTTTATGTGTGTGGCTAGGAATAATTCAAGTTCAAAGTGGTAATATGGATGTTATCTATCTTACTAGTATTGTATTGATGTTATTAACATTATTCGAACAAGCGGTACCCATGAGCAATGTAGCTTATTTCAAAGCAGATACTGATCAAGCAATTATAAACATTAGTGAAGTTTTAAATGATGTTCCAGATTCATCCATATATTCACACAGTGGCTTGAAAAACAACTCAAATATAAAACATGAATTAATAGATGTTGAAAATGTTGACTTCAAATATTGGAATCAAGTAGGGAACGTTTTGAAACAAATAAACTTACATGTGAAAAAAGGTGAACGTTTAGCAATCATTGGACCATCTGGCTCTGGTAAAAGTACATTGATGCAAGTCATAGCGGGTCTATATCAAACTGAAACAGGATCCGCGTTATTAAATGGACAAACTATTTTTGAACTAACAGAAGCAGAAAAAGCAGAAAACTTTAATGTGATGTTGCAGCATCAACAATTATTTGATGGTACCGTCAGAGATAACTTATTGTCAGATGCTGATGATAATAAATTGCGGCAAGTTTTAGATGATTTAGGTTTAGAACATGTGGAATTAGATTATGAAATTACTTTAACAGGCGCCGGATTGTCTGGCGGAGAATTACAACGTTTATGTTTAGCACGTTTATTCTTAAAAGAAGCACCTATTTGGTTATTAGATGAACCTACACGTTCGCTTGATTGGGATAACTCTGAACGTATGATGCTGCGTATTTTTGAACAAAGTGAAACACTAATTGTTGCGACACACGATTTAGAACTACTTCCAAAATTTGATCGTATTGCAGTAATGATTGAAGGAGAACTTGTAGAAATAGATAGTTATCACCATTTAATGCAGCAAGAAGGTTATCTCTATGATATGGTAACACTGAATAAATAA
- a CDS encoding TIGR00730 family Rossman fold protein — MSLKRIAVYCGASKGKDSIYMERGYELGKYMAEHGYELIFGAGSVGIMGAIQNGILDHGGSATGVMPRSLDDKEITSQRLTDLVLVDSLHGRKAKMSELADAFILAPGGAGSLEEFFETYSWAQIGIHDKPMAVFNINNFFIPLQTMLDDMIDAGFIDAKYRALAPLYDDLDALFESLENYTSVGTRSYD, encoded by the coding sequence ATGAGTTTAAAAAGAATTGCCGTATATTGCGGCGCAAGTAAAGGTAAAGATTCTATCTACATGGAACGCGGTTACGAACTTGGTAAATACATGGCAGAACATGGATATGAATTAATATTCGGTGCCGGTTCTGTAGGTATTATGGGGGCAATTCAGAATGGCATTTTAGACCATGGAGGCTCAGCAACTGGAGTCATGCCGCGCAGTTTAGATGATAAAGAAATTACAAGTCAACGTCTCACTGACCTCGTTTTGGTAGATTCATTGCATGGTCGTAAAGCAAAAATGTCCGAACTTGCAGATGCTTTCATACTAGCTCCTGGAGGCGCAGGATCATTAGAAGAATTTTTCGAAACATACAGTTGGGCTCAAATCGGTATTCATGATAAACCTATGGCAGTTTTTAATATCAATAACTTCTTTATACCGCTTCAAACTATGCTTGATGATATGATTGATGCAGGTTTCATCGATGCTAAATATCGCGCATTAGCGCCATTATATGATGATTTAGATGCTTTATTCGAAAGCTTGGAAAATTATACATCAGTAGGCACGCGCAGCTACGATTGA
- a CDS encoding undecaprenyl-diphosphate phosphatase, protein MLLLELLKALILGIVEGLTEFAPVSSTGHMILVDDMWLKSPEFLGSQSAFTFKIVIQLGSVFAAAWVFRKRYFEMLYIGKYQPAATETESVNSEIGKRAKPKRLTLWHVLVGMIPAGILGLLFDDVIEKYLFSVPTVMIGLLLGAFYMIFAQKFSERYAHRENIDQITFFQAFVIGLSQAVAMWPGFSRSGSTISTGVLMKMNYKAASDFTFIMAVPIMLAASGLSLIKHIGYIHLNHIPFYIIGFLAAFIFGLLSIRLFLNLINRVKLVPFAIYRIILVIFIAILYFGFGIGKGI, encoded by the coding sequence ATGTTATTGTTAGAATTATTAAAAGCGTTGATTCTAGGAATTGTTGAAGGATTGACGGAATTTGCGCCAGTATCTTCTACGGGTCATATGATCTTAGTGGATGATATGTGGCTGAAATCCCCTGAGTTTCTGGGATCACAGTCAGCGTTTACGTTTAAAATTGTCATACAGTTAGGTTCCGTATTTGCAGCTGCTTGGGTGTTTAGAAAACGTTATTTCGAAATGCTGTACATAGGAAAATATCAGCCCGCTGCTACAGAAACTGAATCAGTTAATAGTGAAATCGGCAAACGTGCTAAACCGAAACGTTTAACATTGTGGCATGTACTTGTAGGTATGATTCCTGCCGGTATTTTAGGATTACTTTTTGATGATGTGATTGAAAAATACTTATTTAGTGTACCGACAGTAATGATTGGATTATTACTAGGTGCATTTTACATGATTTTCGCTCAAAAATTCAGCGAACGCTATGCACACCGTGAAAATATTGACCAAATTACATTCTTCCAAGCTTTTGTTATCGGTTTATCACAAGCTGTAGCAATGTGGCCTGGTTTCAGTCGTTCTGGTTCAACTATTTCAACAGGTGTATTAATGAAAATGAATTATAAGGCTGCTTCAGACTTTACGTTCATTATGGCAGTTCCGATTATGCTTGCGGCAAGTGGTTTATCATTAATAAAACACATCGGATATATTCATTTAAATCATATTCCATTTTACATCATCGGATTTTTAGCAGCATTTATATTTGGATTACTTTCAATCCGTCTGTTCTTAAACTTGATTAATCGTGTTAAATTGGTACCATTTGCGATTTATCGAATTATTTTAGTTATCTTTATCGCAATCCTTTACTTCGGATTCGGTATTGGAAAAGGAATTTAA
- a CDS encoding YaiI/YqxD family protein, translating to MTRVMIDGDACPVTDSVIRLTEGTGIFVVLIRSYSHFSMQDYPSHVTVKYVDDGPDMVDYKIVQLTNPSDIVITQDYGLASLLIGKARVVMHHNGMIYTENNMGRLLEQRYQHAQARQQGERHKGPRRFTEEARTKFEQKFQYVINEITS from the coding sequence ATGACTCGGGTGATGATTGATGGTGATGCTTGTCCTGTTACAGATTCAGTAATTCGACTGACTGAAGGGACAGGCATTTTTGTTGTGTTAATAAGAAGCTATTCACATTTCTCGATGCAAGATTATCCTTCTCACGTAACAGTAAAGTATGTAGATGACGGTCCAGATATGGTAGATTATAAAATCGTACAATTGACAAATCCATCAGATATTGTCATTACACAAGACTATGGTTTAGCAAGTCTGCTCATCGGCAAAGCACGTGTGGTTATGCATCATAATGGAATGATATATACTGAAAATAACATGGGACGCTTGTTAGAACAACGTTATCAACATGCACAAGCACGCCAACAAGGTGAACGTCATAAAGGCCCTCGTCGATTCACTGAAGAAGCACGCACAAAATTCGAACAAAAATTCCAGTATGTAATTAATGAAATTACTTCATGA
- a CDS encoding SA0632 family lipoprotein, whose translation MKKIMMLLLASTLILGACAKNDEKAALQKDIDKLQKENKSLKATKDKLQKQEKSTQERVDKLQDEVKEKVASESVKQKSDEKSKEDDKKESTSENTQNKPEKSSDQNQAAKDKPTKDNQAASTTTKDKTSGTAADKKTDNTSH comes from the coding sequence ATGAAGAAAATAATGATGTTGCTGTTAGCATCTACGTTGATTTTAGGTGCTTGTGCTAAAAATGATGAAAAAGCAGCGCTTCAAAAAGATATTGATAAATTGCAAAAAGAAAATAAATCATTAAAAGCCACGAAAGATAAACTTCAAAAGCAAGAAAAGAGCACACAAGAACGTGTAGATAAACTTCAAGATGAAGTGAAAGAAAAAGTGGCTTCTGAAAGCGTCAAACAAAAATCAGATGAAAAAAGTAAGGAAGATGACAAAAAAGAATCAACATCTGAAAATACTCAAAATAAACCTGAAAAATCATCAGATCAAAATCAAGCAGCAAAAGATAAACCAACAAAAGACAATCAAGCAGCTTCAACTACAACAAAAGATAAGACATCTGGAACTGCAGCAGATAAGAAAACTGACAATACTTCCCACTAG
- a CDS encoding ABC transporter ATP-binding protein/permease: MKNLTRYIQKYISYPILMAFVCALLAIVVVAQNVTIAKVLNIMLTKAQSSISLTAILGILLVILILRAVLNMSNQLLGSQLAYKVKTNLRKRAVAQNADQPIGEQMSVITESIDGIAPFYQDYLPQVFKAVMIPLFIIIAMCFIHLNTALIMMVTAPFIPVFYILFGLKTRDESKDQMTYLTQFSQRFLNLAQGLITLKLFNRSKQAETTIYQESTKFRDKTMKILRSAFLSGLMLEFISLLGIGLVALEAGLGLVLFHNINFQTAAIAIILAPEFYNSIKDLGQAFHTGKQSEGAADVVFDMLDTDQNNIGTTRYSVNAAQDAQIHLDQVSYHYPNTERLAVDKVTLDIHKGDHIALVGPSGAGKTTLSQLILQIRQPSKGTVSFNKENLKLGVLSQQPYIFNASIRDNVAMFKDVPDHEIMKVIEAVGLMDKIESLPQGLDTAIGEGGEMLSGGQMRRIELSRVLLDRPEVVVFDEPATGLDVWTERIIQTALKEYFDTRTVIMIAHRQSTIRAADRRIYMKQGRIETDDRDISIGMRKGREDS, from the coding sequence ATGAAGAATTTAACGCGTTATATTCAAAAGTACATATCATATCCTATTTTGATGGCATTTGTATGTGCTTTACTCGCTATTGTTGTTGTAGCTCAAAATGTCACAATCGCGAAAGTATTAAATATCATGTTGACGAAAGCACAAAGCAGTATTTCCTTAACGGCTATTCTAGGAATTTTATTAGTCATTCTTATTTTACGTGCTGTACTCAATATGTCTAATCAATTGCTAGGGTCACAACTCGCTTATAAAGTAAAAACAAATCTGCGAAAGCGTGCGGTTGCACAAAATGCTGATCAGCCGATTGGTGAACAAATGAGTGTCATTACTGAAAGTATTGATGGTATTGCACCGTTTTATCAAGATTACTTGCCGCAAGTTTTTAAAGCAGTTATGATTCCGCTGTTTATTATTATTGCGATGTGTTTTATTCATTTGAATACGGCACTTATTATGATGGTCACTGCTCCATTTATTCCTGTTTTTTATATTCTATTCGGATTAAAAACACGTGATGAGTCAAAAGATCAAATGACTTATTTAACGCAATTCAGCCAACGCTTTTTGAATTTAGCACAAGGTTTAATTACTTTGAAACTTTTTAATCGTTCAAAACAGGCTGAAACAACGATTTATCAGGAAAGTACTAAGTTTCGTGATAAAACAATGAAAATTTTGCGCAGCGCATTTCTATCAGGTCTGATGCTGGAATTCATCAGCTTGCTCGGAATCGGTTTAGTAGCCCTCGAAGCAGGCCTAGGGCTTGTCTTATTTCATAACATCAACTTTCAAACTGCTGCTATTGCTATTATTTTAGCGCCTGAATTTTATAATTCGATAAAAGATTTAGGACAAGCATTCCATACTGGTAAACAAAGTGAAGGGGCAGCTGATGTTGTTTTTGACATGTTGGATACTGACCAAAACAACATTGGAACAACACGTTATTCAGTCAATGCAGCTCAAGATGCTCAAATTCATTTAGACCAGGTGTCTTATCATTACCCTAATACTGAACGTCTTGCGGTAGATAAGGTAACTTTAGATATTCATAAAGGAGACCATATTGCTTTGGTAGGACCCAGCGGGGCAGGAAAGACAACACTTTCTCAATTAATTTTGCAAATACGCCAACCTTCTAAAGGTACAGTTTCTTTTAATAAAGAGAATTTAAAATTAGGCGTTTTAAGTCAACAGCCTTATATTTTTAATGCAAGTATTCGTGATAATGTGGCGATGTTTAAAGATGTTCCAGATCATGAGATTATGAAAGTAATCGAAGCCGTAGGTCTAATGGATAAAATAGAATCACTGCCGCAAGGGTTAGATACAGCCATTGGAGAAGGCGGAGAAATGTTATCTGGAGGACAAATGAGACGTATTGAATTATCACGTGTTCTCTTAGACCGTCCAGAAGTTGTTGTATTTGATGAACCGGCTACGGGCCTTGATGTTTGGACTGAACGAATTATTCAAACAGCATTAAAAGAATATTTTGACACACGGACGGTTATCATGATTGCACACCGTCAAAGTACAATACGTGCTGCTGATCGCAGAATTTATATGAAACAAGGTCGTATTGAAACGGATGACCGAGACATTTCAATAGGCATGCGTAAAGGACGTGAGGACTCATGA
- a CDS encoding DUF1129 family protein — protein sequence MAKSTEQLMRENNVKSLQLNNTDREIFENYMTYIRADLRVNPHDSERMLNRILKHLLKAENKGMLAMDFFDHNPKAHAVRTIKELKNEMVQNIFKYIWHHILFLLGIFCFFKGFIGFFIGEKPLYLYTFPITLLAGLFIIFLFVWWAFKTVQIQAFNHSNWVWLLTYAIIFAIVALLFYVVYIPQSFLAFGPHIKIANWTFIIISFIITPIAFYVDHHYVKKDSNTYL from the coding sequence ATGGCTAAATCAACTGAGCAGTTAATGCGAGAAAACAATGTTAAATCATTGCAACTAAATAATACAGACCGAGAAATTTTCGAAAACTACATGACTTATATACGTGCAGATTTACGTGTTAACCCGCATGACTCAGAACGTATGCTGAATCGTATTTTGAAACATTTGTTAAAAGCTGAAAATAAAGGGATGTTGGCGATGGACTTCTTCGACCATAACCCAAAAGCGCATGCAGTTCGAACGATAAAAGAATTAAAAAACGAAATGGTCCAGAATATTTTCAAATACATATGGCATCATATTCTGTTCTTACTCGGAATCTTTTGCTTTTTCAAAGGTTTTATCGGATTTTTCATCGGTGAAAAGCCGCTGTACTTATATACATTTCCGATTACTTTATTAGCAGGATTATTTATCATTTTCTTGTTTGTCTGGTGGGCATTCAAAACAGTACAAATACAAGCTTTTAATCATTCAAATTGGGTTTGGTTGCTTACTTATGCGATTATTTTTGCAATCGTGGCATTGCTCTTTTATGTCGTTTATATTCCGCAATCTTTCCTAGCTTTCGGTCCGCATATTAAAATTGCAAACTGGACTTTTATTATCATTTCATTCATTATTACACCCATTGCATTTTATGTTGATCATCACTATGTGAAAAAGGACTCAAATACTTATTTATAA
- a CDS encoding GNAT family N-acetyltransferase, whose product MSVYIETERLKLRDWEEKDLLPFQKMNANRQVRRFFPSILSYRRSELDMQAMQKNLEQDSIGLFAVELKESGEWIGFIGLNYIPTNSQYDFPELPFYEIGWRLIPEVWDNGIATEGAKAVLDYATEKGLKDVYSIAAESNAASRRVMEKIGMSLMDTFELPGVSEIHPLRPQVRYHKRLNE is encoded by the coding sequence ATGAGCGTATATATAGAAACAGAACGATTAAAATTAAGAGATTGGGAAGAAAAAGATTTATTACCATTTCAAAAAATGAATGCTAATCGACAAGTGCGTCGTTTTTTCCCGAGTATATTGAGTTATCGTCGTTCTGAACTGGATATGCAAGCGATGCAAAAAAATCTTGAACAAGATAGCATCGGTTTATTTGCAGTTGAGTTGAAAGAAAGCGGAGAATGGATCGGTTTTATAGGTCTGAATTATATTCCAACAAACAGTCAATATGATTTTCCAGAGTTGCCTTTTTATGAAATAGGCTGGCGACTTATCCCAGAAGTGTGGGATAACGGAATTGCAACTGAGGGTGCAAAAGCAGTTTTAGATTATGCAACTGAAAAAGGCTTGAAAGATGTATATAGTATCGCAGCTGAATCTAACGCTGCTTCAAGACGTGTGATGGAAAAAATAGGCATGTCATTAATGGATACATTTGAATTGCCTGGGGTGTCTGAAATTCATCCATTACGCCCACAAGTTCGATATCATAAACGATTGAATGAATAA